In Nocardioides sp. JQ2195, a genomic segment contains:
- a CDS encoding toxin-antitoxin system HicB family antitoxin — MDITPYVDSLHRDLAAAAEAGGADTLAAAERLAMALDPAARLALMEAISHAANEITAEMPSGSVDVRLDGRELAFVVDSPMAAPAPPAPPPPPAPEEPDDDGVLARITLRIPESVKAKAEEKAAQAGHSLNTWLVNVVRNATTNDQSINVDIDLSSLPFMGGGDPFGRGPGRGKRRMTGWV, encoded by the coding sequence ATGGACATCACACCGTACGTCGACAGCCTCCACCGGGACCTGGCGGCCGCGGCCGAGGCCGGCGGCGCCGACACGTTGGCGGCTGCCGAACGGCTCGCCATGGCCCTGGACCCGGCCGCACGGCTGGCCCTGATGGAAGCCATCTCCCACGCCGCCAACGAGATCACCGCCGAGATGCCGAGCGGCTCGGTCGACGTCCGCCTCGACGGACGCGAGCTCGCCTTCGTGGTCGACTCCCCGATGGCGGCCCCCGCCCCGCCTGCCCCTCCGCCCCCTCCCGCGCCCGAGGAGCCCGACGATGACGGGGTCCTGGCCCGCATCACGCTGCGGATCCCCGAGTCGGTCAAGGCGAAGGCCGAGGAGAAGGCCGCGCAGGCCGGGCACTCCCTCAACACCTGGTTGGTCAACGTGGTGCGCAACGCCACGACCAACGACCAGTCGATCAATGTCGACATCGACCTCTCGAGCCTGCCCTTCATGGGCGGCGGCGACCCGTTCGGTCGCGGCCCCGGCCGCGGCAAGCGCCGCATGACCGGCTGGGTCTGA
- a CDS encoding DUF4097 family beta strand repeat-containing protein has protein sequence MDHTFETPHPVELYVELGRGNLSVTTGDTTQTTVTLSGKGADEVAVEQSGNSIAVIAPRDRAGFFGSNEPRLDVTVTIPDGSEVVTKTGSADQSLHGRYALAQLKAGSGDVRVEEVTGHLAVNTGSGDITVRACGGDLRVKSGSGDVEVVHAASHAGVSTGSGNISLGHTEGAVLVKSGSGDLGIRLASGDVTAQTASGDVTVQELRRGNLTSKNASGDIRVGIPAGIPVWTDVNTVTGRIASDLAGAGQPTGDQDHIELRATTVSGDINLKQL, from the coding sequence ATGGACCACACCTTCGAGACCCCCCACCCCGTCGAGCTGTACGTCGAGCTCGGCCGCGGCAACCTCTCGGTCACCACCGGTGACACCACGCAGACCACGGTCACGCTGAGCGGCAAGGGAGCCGATGAGGTCGCTGTCGAGCAGAGCGGCAACAGCATCGCCGTGATCGCCCCTCGCGACCGGGCCGGCTTCTTCGGCAGCAACGAGCCCCGACTGGACGTGACCGTCACCATCCCGGACGGCTCCGAGGTCGTCACCAAGACCGGCTCGGCCGACCAGAGCCTCCACGGGCGCTACGCGCTGGCGCAGCTCAAGGCCGGCTCCGGCGACGTCCGGGTGGAGGAGGTGACCGGCCACCTGGCCGTCAACACCGGATCCGGCGACATCACCGTGCGCGCGTGCGGTGGCGACCTGCGGGTGAAGAGCGGATCCGGTGACGTGGAGGTCGTGCATGCCGCGAGCCACGCCGGTGTCTCGACCGGGAGCGGCAACATCAGCCTCGGCCACACGGAGGGCGCGGTGCTGGTGAAGTCCGGCTCCGGCGACCTCGGCATCCGCCTCGCCAGCGGTGACGTCACCGCTCAGACCGCCAGCGGCGACGTCACCGTGCAGGAGCTCCGGCGCGGCAACCTCACGTCCAAGAACGCCTCCGGCGACATCCGTGTCGGCATCCCCGCCGGGATCCCGGTGTGGACCGACGTCAACACCGTCACCGGCCGCATTGCCTCCGACCTCGCCGGCGCCGGCCAACCCACCGGCGACCAGGACCACATCGAGCTCCGGGCCACCACCGTCAGCGGAGACATCAACCTCAAGCAGCTGTGA